In Paenibacillus guangzhouensis, a single window of DNA contains:
- a CDS encoding response regulator — MISLLIVDDEKIIRRGLQSVIERQFPNLFSYQFAENGQEALELLRQEPVDIMFTDIRMPIMDGIELLEQLQEHPVKPEVVLLSGYNDFVYAQKAIRCAVKDYLIKPVVREELFAVLERLMRDIGMRGERADKAGEDAGLFAAELVTLHLTQEDAGDGLTQIKLKQADLSWLNAGYTLGLLTRRGGGSQSSNTDAVSFRNQIAELLQGHVDWRLARDGKGGTIMIARDPVMFYQLAERWRLRAFDSQLRIAISDSVQGIEQIRWAYSQVKQTLKYGILLPELDVLDYISISERNERHIVPVDLVQRILNLIGMGRGDEIKLLLDQILDVRIISSCEIGYLERISQLLNEELFDKLFRIYGHKVLGLLRTYAYVGHIGNFDRFEDYYTAVEQLLDHLDRFIQDRREQAPTEQNTMQKVLTYLQTHYADDLNMAVVSNHFSLNYSYFSHAFQEYNGESFSSYVRRLRLDKAKELLVHSDLKVYEISDQVGFENVKHFTRIFKDTEGITALEFRSQRRLFETQASIFES; from the coding sequence ATGATTAGCTTGCTGATCGTCGACGACGAGAAAATCATTCGGAGAGGCTTGCAATCGGTAATTGAGAGACAGTTTCCTAATCTGTTCAGTTACCAATTTGCCGAGAATGGACAAGAAGCGTTGGAACTGCTTCGCCAGGAGCCTGTGGATATTATGTTCACGGATATCCGAATGCCAATAATGGATGGGATCGAACTGCTCGAGCAGCTGCAAGAACATCCGGTGAAACCCGAGGTTGTATTGCTGTCTGGCTATAATGACTTCGTATATGCGCAGAAAGCGATCCGCTGTGCTGTGAAGGATTATCTCATAAAGCCAGTGGTGCGGGAGGAGTTGTTTGCCGTCCTGGAGCGATTAATGCGGGACATAGGGATGAGAGGAGAGCGAGCAGACAAGGCGGGCGAAGATGCCGGCCTTTTTGCTGCCGAGTTAGTTACCCTGCATTTAACCCAGGAGGATGCTGGTGATGGATTAACACAAATCAAGCTGAAGCAGGCCGACTTAAGTTGGTTGAATGCAGGATATACGCTGGGCTTACTTACGCGACGCGGTGGAGGATCACAGTCTAGCAATACGGATGCTGTTTCTTTCAGGAATCAAATCGCTGAGCTGTTACAAGGGCATGTGGATTGGAGGCTCGCGCGTGATGGGAAAGGCGGAACGATTATGATCGCACGCGATCCGGTTATGTTCTACCAGTTGGCTGAACGGTGGAGGTTGCGTGCATTTGATTCGCAGCTGCGAATTGCGATTAGTGATTCAGTTCAAGGGATAGAGCAAATAAGGTGGGCATACAGTCAAGTGAAGCAAACCTTGAAATACGGTATTCTGCTTCCAGAACTCGATGTGCTGGACTATATCAGCATAAGCGAACGCAATGAGCGACATATTGTTCCTGTTGATTTGGTTCAACGAATATTGAATCTCATCGGAATGGGACGCGGGGATGAAATCAAACTGCTACTCGATCAAATCCTCGATGTTCGCATTATTAGCAGCTGTGAGATCGGCTATCTGGAACGTATTAGCCAGTTGCTCAACGAGGAGCTGTTCGACAAGCTGTTTCGCATCTACGGGCATAAGGTACTCGGGTTATTAAGGACGTACGCCTATGTTGGTCATATCGGAAACTTCGATCGATTTGAAGATTATTACACAGCTGTTGAGCAGCTTCTCGATCATCTGGATCGGTTCATCCAAGATCGGAGAGAGCAAGCGCCGACCGAACAAAATACGATGCAAAAAGTTCTCACCTACTTGCAGACGCATTATGCCGACGATTTGAACATGGCGGTCGTGTCCAACCATTTCTCACTCAATTATTCGTATTTCAGCCATGCCTTCCAGGAATATAACGGTGAGAGTTTCTCGAGCTATGTTCGCCGGTTAAGGTTGGACAAGGCGAAGGAACTGCTGGTGCACTCCGATTTGAAGGTGTACGAAATCAGTGATCAGGTTGGATTCGAAAATGTGAAGCATTTTACGAGAATATTCAAGGATACCGAAGGCATCACAGCGCTGGAATTCCGAAGCCAGAGAAGACTGTTTGAAACCCAAGCCTCGATATTCGAATCCTAA
- a CDS encoding MFS transporter, giving the protein MINPVKPIAPRYNLTTLILFWCSLIVVSSLYLTIPLFTIFEDVFQVSSSQATWAGSAFSFAFAGGGLLFGGLSDRYGRKKMMISGLCLLTASTPFIGTVHEFQWLIVLRVIQGLAASMFPSSVLAYAMEMFPTNKRVTIIGFISTAFLMASIVGQIYSSTVVLVLSWKYVFTILGIVYLVSLFLITVCIPTDIIQKPEGNFFSPLKRIGGIFKKKSLPICYIISSTLFISLVGFFSTLGSYLSSALFELSHQEILWVRAAGIIGMFISPFDGRLVTKFGVKNVLWCGLIMAGIGLGLIGIWGNLTFLILTSIIFTAGIAMALPALLSLIGTLAGELRASALSFHMFMLFIGASLGPIISIYLIDTQGHRFTFEVLAGLLLLSTVVPFFIRLEGKETITTTNQHN; this is encoded by the coding sequence TTGATTAACCCCGTAAAGCCAATTGCACCGCGTTATAATCTTACGACCCTTATTCTATTCTGGTGCTCATTAATTGTCGTCTCTTCCCTATATTTAACGATCCCTCTGTTCACCATATTTGAGGACGTATTCCAGGTCTCATCTTCCCAAGCGACTTGGGCAGGAAGCGCCTTTTCCTTTGCTTTTGCCGGTGGAGGACTCCTGTTCGGGGGGCTTTCTGATCGCTATGGGCGAAAAAAAATGATGATCTCCGGGTTATGCTTACTCACGGCATCAACCCCTTTTATAGGAACCGTTCATGAGTTTCAATGGCTTATTGTTCTAAGGGTTATACAGGGATTGGCAGCATCCATGTTTCCGTCTTCAGTGTTAGCCTACGCTATGGAGATGTTCCCAACGAATAAAAGGGTAACGATCATTGGGTTTATAAGCACCGCCTTTTTAATGGCCAGTATCGTGGGACAGATCTATAGCAGCACCGTTGTATTGGTACTAAGCTGGAAATATGTATTTACTATTCTTGGCATTGTTTATTTGGTTTCGCTTTTTTTGATTACAGTATGTATACCCACAGATATAATACAGAAGCCGGAGGGCAATTTTTTTTCTCCTTTAAAGCGCATTGGTGGTATTTTTAAGAAAAAAAGTTTGCCTATCTGTTACATCATTTCCTCAACTCTCTTTATTTCACTCGTCGGTTTCTTCTCCACGCTTGGAAGTTATCTAAGCAGCGCTCTCTTTGAACTGAGTCACCAGGAAATCCTATGGGTTCGTGCAGCCGGTATCATCGGTATGTTCATTTCTCCATTTGATGGAAGGCTCGTTACTAAGTTTGGTGTTAAAAATGTTCTATGGTGTGGTTTGATTATGGCCGGTATTGGTCTAGGTTTGATTGGCATTTGGGGGAACCTTACATTTTTAATCTTGACGAGTATTATTTTTACTGCTGGCATAGCTATGGCCCTTCCCGCCTTGTTATCATTAATAGGCACTTTAGCTGGAGAGTTAAGAGCTAGCGCTCTTTCTTTCCATATGTTTATGCTTTTCATTGGAGCTTCGCTTGGCCCTATCATTTCCATTTATTTAATCGACACCCAAGGTCATAGGTTCACTTTCGAGGTGTTAGCCGGATTACTGCTGTTAAGTACGGTTGTCCCATTCTTTATTCGCTTAGAGGGGAAAGAAACCATTACCACTACCAATCAGCATAATTAA
- a CDS encoding Dps family protein: MSEKLMIVLNTQIANWSLLFTKLHNYHWYVKGQQFFTLHLKFEELYTEAALHVDNLAERLLALGGSPVATLHGILETATVKDAVGNESATEMVRTLVADFGTMVNELKEGMSIASREDDETTGDMLLAIHYSLEKHVWMLKSFLG, translated from the coding sequence ATGTCTGAAAAACTTATGATAGTGTTAAACACTCAGATAGCGAACTGGAGTCTTCTGTTCACCAAACTCCATAACTATCATTGGTATGTCAAAGGTCAACAGTTCTTCACTTTACATTTAAAGTTTGAAGAACTATACACGGAGGCTGCACTTCATGTGGACAATCTTGCTGAGCGGCTACTGGCATTAGGCGGCAGCCCTGTAGCGACTTTGCATGGAATTCTTGAAACCGCAACGGTAAAAGATGCAGTAGGCAATGAAAGCGCTACGGAGATGGTTCGCACGCTTGTAGCCGATTTTGGAACTATGGTTAATGAGCTTAAAGAAGGTATGAGTATCGCTAGTCGTGAGGATGACGAGACAACCGGAGATATGCTTTTGGCCATTCATTACTCGCTCGAAAAGCATGTATGGATGTTGAAATCATTCTTAGGGTAA
- a CDS encoding hydrolase: MFNGKTDLLTADNSAIILVDHQPQMLFGVQSADRQTIINNAVGLAKTAKVFNAPIILTTVAAETFSGPIHPHIQEVFPDHKPIDRTTMNSWEDENFVEAVKKTGRKKLIIAALWTEVCLAFPVIAAIKDGYEVYIVTDASGGSTTEAHNMSIQRMIQAGAIPVTWQAVLLEYQRDWARQETYDAVMSIVTEHSGAYGAGIVYAQTMFGGHGG, encoded by the coding sequence ATGTTTAACGGGAAGACAGATTTACTTACGGCTGATAACTCTGCAATTATTCTTGTAGACCACCAGCCTCAAATGCTCTTTGGTGTTCAAAGTGCAGACCGCCAAACCATCATTAACAATGCGGTTGGACTGGCCAAAACAGCCAAAGTTTTCAATGCACCCATCATTCTTACGACTGTAGCTGCGGAAACATTCTCAGGCCCGATTCATCCGCATATTCAAGAAGTATTTCCAGACCATAAACCGATTGACCGTACAACAATGAATTCTTGGGAAGACGAAAATTTCGTAGAAGCTGTGAAGAAAACAGGCCGTAAAAAGCTGATCATCGCAGCACTTTGGACGGAAGTTTGTCTTGCTTTCCCTGTAATTGCAGCCATCAAAGATGGATATGAAGTATACATTGTAACGGATGCTTCTGGTGGTTCGACGACGGAGGCGCATAACATGTCCATTCAACGCATGATACAAGCAGGAGCAATCCCCGTTACTTGGCAGGCTGTTCTGCTTGAGTACCAACGCGATTGGGCCCGTCAAGAAACCTATGACGCAGTTATGTCGATCGTTACGGAACACAGCGGAGCTTATGGTGCGGGTATTGTTTATGCCCAAACGATGTTTGGTGGCCACGGGGGATAA
- a CDS encoding XapX domain-containing protein — protein sequence MGSMVLALAAGIVIGVVFQSLKIPSPAPPFLGLLGLAGMYLGQRLIPWIQQWLHNK from the coding sequence ATGGGTTCTATGGTTCTAGCTCTAGCTGCAGGTATTGTAATTGGCGTTGTTTTTCAATCGCTTAAGATCCCTTCGCCAGCACCGCCTTTTTTGGGGCTGCTCGGTCTTGCCGGTATGTATTTAGGTCAGCGGTTGATACCCTGGATACAGCAATGGTTACACAACAAATAA
- a CDS encoding alpha/beta fold hydrolase, whose translation MAKLTVGTENGQPIELYFEDFGAGKPVILIHGWPLSGRSWESQVPALIEAGYRVITYDRRGFGQSSQPWNGYDYDTFAMDLDKLIKHLDLKNVTLVGFSMGGGEVARYVGTYGTSRVEKAVLAAAVPPFFYKSDEHPEGGLDEAAIQGFQDGLKKDRIAFLDGFSHNFFKAGDRTDLVSESFRAYNLDIASYASPKGTLDCTDAFGRTDFRGDLAKFDIPLLVIHGDSDAIVPLEVSGQLSHEAVAGSQLVVIEGGPHGLNATHPEEFNTALIHFLNTK comes from the coding sequence ATGGCTAAATTAACAGTAGGAACAGAAAACGGGCAACCCATTGAATTGTACTTTGAGGATTTTGGCGCAGGCAAACCTGTGATTTTAATCCATGGCTGGCCATTGAGCGGGCGCTCGTGGGAGAGTCAAGTTCCAGCGCTGATCGAAGCAGGTTACCGTGTGATTACCTATGACCGCCGCGGATTCGGACAATCCTCCCAACCGTGGAACGGTTACGACTATGATACGTTTGCGATGGATCTCGACAAGCTAATTAAACATCTAGACCTTAAGAATGTAACACTGGTCGGATTTTCGATGGGTGGCGGAGAGGTTGCCCGTTACGTTGGCACATACGGAACAAGCCGTGTCGAAAAAGCCGTATTGGCTGCTGCGGTTCCGCCATTCTTTTATAAATCTGACGAGCATCCGGAGGGCGGACTAGATGAAGCCGCCATTCAGGGCTTCCAGGACGGTTTGAAAAAAGACCGTATCGCCTTCCTTGACGGCTTCAGTCACAATTTCTTTAAAGCAGGGGATAGAACCGACCTGGTAAGCGAGTCCTTCCGTGCTTACAACCTTGATATTGCTTCTTATGCTTCGCCTAAGGGGACGCTGGATTGCACTGATGCCTTCGGCCGGACGGATTTCCGTGGCGATTTGGCGAAATTTGATATCCCATTGCTTGTTATCCATGGCGATTCCGATGCGATCGTGCCGCTTGAGGTAAGTGGTCAACTCTCCCACGAAGCTGTTGCAGGCAGTCAACTCGTCGTAATTGAAGGTGGACCACATGGTCTGAACGCAACTCATCCTGAAGAATTCAATACCGCTTTGATTCACTTTCTTAATACGAAATGA
- a CDS encoding CDGSH iron-sulfur domain-containing protein, translating into MSDVTIKVNDNGPLRITGKVEMVDALGNRFETKESFILCRCGLSSQKPFCDLTHKGKFESAPRA; encoded by the coding sequence TTGTCCGATGTAACAATTAAAGTCAATGATAATGGACCGTTAAGAATAACAGGTAAAGTAGAAATGGTTGATGCGCTCGGTAACCGTTTCGAGACAAAGGAGAGCTTTATTCTTTGTCGGTGTGGATTATCAAGTCAAAAGCCTTTCTGTGATTTGACTCACAAAGGTAAATTTGAAAGTGCACCGCGTGCTTGA
- a CDS encoding sensor histidine kinase, with protein sequence MGYAAIRWLLGIRAFTFKLSLQVKLILSFVFVIFIPVILFSWYTLNEESAKAMEELTKNSENVLAVEKINIENNMELMGWTGQLALSNREMNNYLQIEQIQDTARVLHIKNDVVNNFQYFLFNNPRIANVRLFTDNHYVNEIWPVILQESRIQDKTWHDEVMKQSGSPWWEIQDNVALTDAPSEPSPNEPFMTYLQEFKYADNRAHNGILEISMKLSNFFSRTFSSVQDMNSQLIVVARNGQVFSLRASPVFGRHSAEQLMNSVNLTSNTDYETVQFKVDGQSYLAFQSYIPSIDVHLVNMVSLADTIEVINHSKVRYIVLISLLVVFLILLSYSMQAIILRRLKALRESMQQIRSGNFNVGLPPITGTDEVGELGFHYRELILKINELIQEQAARQAAGKEAELRALKNQIDSHFLYNTLENVRMLAEIEGQYLISDIMISLGGMMRYSMEWKRDHVMLSDEIQQVQHYVSVMNIRYDGRLDLRLSIAPECLKQESLKMSLQPAVENAIKHGMRCMHSSDGDLVITISAVRRDQACIIEIADSGCGIPEETLGLLNRMLRMEESAYQDVRQLFVRKDNQDSNGIGLRNVDQRFVMSYGAEYGIQIESQEGSYTRIVMTLPYRVMGEGVDIYD encoded by the coding sequence ATGGGATACGCGGCAATCCGATGGTTATTGGGGATACGTGCATTTACGTTTAAACTTTCGCTTCAAGTCAAACTGATTCTGTCATTTGTGTTCGTTATCTTCATACCGGTTATTCTATTCTCCTGGTATACGCTCAATGAAGAGTCCGCAAAGGCGATGGAAGAATTGACGAAGAACAGCGAGAATGTGCTGGCAGTCGAGAAGATAAACATTGAGAACAACATGGAACTGATGGGATGGACCGGTCAGCTCGCGTTATCCAATCGGGAAATGAACAATTATCTGCAAATTGAACAAATTCAGGATACAGCGCGTGTTCTTCATATTAAGAATGATGTGGTCAACAACTTCCAATATTTTCTGTTCAACAATCCACGAATTGCGAATGTCCGGTTGTTCACGGACAACCATTATGTGAATGAGATTTGGCCAGTCATCCTACAGGAATCACGTATTCAGGACAAGACTTGGCATGATGAGGTGATGAAGCAGAGCGGTTCGCCCTGGTGGGAGATACAGGATAACGTCGCCCTCACCGATGCGCCATCCGAACCATCGCCGAATGAGCCCTTCATGACGTACTTGCAGGAATTCAAATATGCGGACAACAGAGCACATAACGGCATTTTAGAGATATCGATGAAGCTGTCGAATTTCTTCTCTCGAACGTTCAGTAGTGTGCAGGACATGAACTCCCAGCTGATCGTAGTTGCAAGGAACGGACAGGTATTCAGCTTGAGGGCTTCACCTGTGTTCGGGCGGCACAGCGCGGAGCAATTAATGAACAGCGTGAACCTGACGAGTAATACAGATTACGAGACGGTACAGTTCAAGGTTGATGGACAATCCTACTTGGCATTTCAGAGCTACATTCCATCGATCGACGTACATCTGGTCAATATGGTTAGTCTTGCGGACACGATTGAAGTCATTAACCATTCAAAAGTTCGTTATATTGTACTCATTTCGTTACTAGTGGTATTTCTCATATTGCTATCTTACTCGATGCAGGCGATCATTTTGCGCAGACTTAAGGCGTTAAGAGAATCGATGCAACAGATAAGAAGCGGCAACTTCAACGTCGGGCTTCCGCCGATTACCGGTACCGATGAGGTAGGAGAGCTGGGCTTTCATTACCGCGAGCTTATTTTGAAGATTAACGAGCTCATTCAAGAGCAGGCAGCCAGGCAGGCGGCAGGCAAAGAAGCCGAGCTTCGGGCGCTGAAGAACCAGATAGATTCCCACTTTCTCTACAATACGCTGGAAAACGTCAGGATGCTGGCGGAAATTGAAGGGCAGTACCTCATATCGGATATCATGATCTCGCTAGGCGGTATGATGCGGTATTCGATGGAATGGAAGCGGGATCACGTGATGCTCAGCGATGAGATTCAGCAGGTCCAGCATTATGTTTCCGTCATGAACATCCGTTATGATGGAAGGCTTGATCTCCGATTGTCGATTGCACCGGAATGCCTCAAGCAGGAATCTCTCAAAATGTCACTGCAGCCCGCAGTCGAGAATGCAATCAAGCATGGGATGAGATGCATGCATTCCAGCGACGGAGATCTTGTCATTACGATTTCTGCCGTCCGGCGTGACCAGGCTTGTATCATAGAGATCGCTGACAGCGGCTGCGGCATACCGGAAGAGACGCTGGGCTTATTGAATCGAATGCTGCGAATGGAAGAATCCGCTTACCAGGATGTCAGGCAATTATTTGTTCGCAAAGATAACCAGGACAGCAATGGAATCGGTCTGCGCAATGTGGACCAACGTTTTGTAATGAGTTATGGGGCAGAATATGGGATTCAGATCGAGAGTCAGGAAGGAAGCTATACACGCATAGTCATGACTTTGCCGTATCGGGTCATGGGAGAGGGAGTGGACATCTATGATTAG
- a CDS encoding extracellular solute-binding protein, translated as MGKMRKSVRLLLALLMCWTLVACSGNTGTSSNGTAKDHTNSNANLMKADASQSKPSPDEPAWKLDTTPITFDWYINFDWFTNKWGGNVVSDYITKKTGVSLNFIVPAGEASEKLNTMMAARSLPDFITLGWYEDSVMKMINGDMVLPLNELADQYDPYFFKVADPVKLSWFTQADGNVYSYPNASSSPADYRKYGQLFTSNQTFVVRKDMYEALGKPDMSTPEGFLGALKAAKEKFPEVDGQPLIPIGLHEFTETGNYSLESYLQDFLAIPQQKNGKLYDRRSDPTYLKWLKVFRQANEDGLMPTDVYIDEKRLEKDEKISQGRYFAMMYQWSDFSEINQALYQKDPNKVYIAIDGPANDAHDTPTLAGNGVSGWTVTLISKNVKNKKRAIAFLSYLLSQEGNKDLFLGEKGVTYDTIDGKDQFLPEVMHLLNTDRKAFDSKYGGDYMYWMLMDTNMNLTWMTGMDAEPSKQIADWTRGKTISMTEFENLDPDPTTKEGIALERNTRLWAETLPKLLMAGSDAEFDRLFAEFMKSTTEDPEYEAILASRQAAYERNIRKLKSSLNQ; from the coding sequence ATGGGTAAAATGCGTAAATCAGTAAGGCTGTTACTAGCACTGCTGATGTGTTGGACGTTAGTAGCTTGTTCTGGGAACACTGGCACATCGAGCAATGGCACTGCTAAGGATCATACGAACTCGAACGCCAATCTCATGAAGGCAGATGCTTCTCAATCGAAGCCTTCTCCGGATGAGCCTGCCTGGAAGCTGGACACGACACCAATTACGTTTGACTGGTATATCAACTTCGATTGGTTCACCAACAAGTGGGGAGGAAACGTCGTTTCCGATTATATAACGAAGAAGACGGGCGTCAGCTTGAACTTTATCGTGCCTGCTGGCGAAGCCAGCGAGAAGCTCAACACGATGATGGCAGCAAGGTCGCTCCCTGATTTCATCACGCTAGGCTGGTATGAGGATTCCGTGATGAAGATGATCAATGGAGACATGGTGCTTCCATTGAATGAGCTAGCGGATCAGTATGATCCTTATTTCTTTAAAGTCGCAGACCCCGTGAAGCTTAGCTGGTTTACACAGGCTGACGGCAATGTATATAGCTACCCGAATGCATCTTCATCCCCTGCGGATTATCGAAAATATGGTCAGCTTTTTACGTCTAATCAGACCTTTGTTGTTCGGAAAGACATGTATGAAGCACTTGGGAAGCCGGATATGAGTACGCCGGAAGGGTTTCTCGGTGCGCTGAAGGCTGCGAAGGAGAAGTTTCCGGAAGTGGACGGCCAGCCGCTCATTCCAATCGGCCTGCATGAATTTACGGAAACCGGCAACTACTCGCTGGAATCGTATCTTCAGGATTTCCTAGCAATTCCGCAGCAGAAAAACGGCAAACTGTACGATCGTCGAAGCGATCCAACCTATCTGAAATGGCTGAAGGTGTTCCGCCAAGCGAATGAGGACGGGCTGATGCCGACAGATGTCTATATTGATGAAAAAAGATTGGAAAAGGATGAAAAAATATCACAAGGGCGCTATTTTGCCATGATGTATCAGTGGTCTGATTTTTCAGAGATTAACCAAGCGTTGTATCAGAAGGACCCGAACAAGGTGTATATCGCGATTGATGGTCCGGCGAATGATGCGCATGATACGCCAACACTTGCAGGAAATGGCGTCTCCGGTTGGACGGTGACGCTCATTTCGAAGAACGTCAAGAATAAGAAGCGGGCAATCGCCTTCCTCAGCTATTTGCTCAGCCAAGAGGGAAACAAGGATCTGTTCTTAGGAGAGAAGGGCGTTACCTACGATACGATAGACGGCAAAGATCAGTTCCTGCCAGAGGTCATGCATCTGCTCAACACCGACCGTAAAGCGTTCGATAGCAAATATGGCGGTGATTATATGTACTGGATGCTAATGGATACGAACATGAATCTAACATGGATGACGGGGATGGATGCAGAGCCTTCCAAACAAATTGCCGATTGGACGAGGGGAAAGACGATCAGTATGACCGAGTTCGAAAATCTGGATCCGGACCCGACGACGAAGGAAGGTATTGCGTTAGAAAGAAACACACGGCTCTGGGCCGAGACGCTACCGAAGCTGTTGATGGCGGGGTCGGATGCTGAATTCGATCGACTGTTCGCCGAGTTCATGAAGAGCACTACCGAGGATCCTGAGTATGAAGCCATCCTTGCTAGCCGCCAAGCAGCCTATGAACGAAATATACGGAAGCTGAAGTCGTCGCTCAATCAATAG
- a CDS encoding amidohydrolase translates to MKMIDFEASLVIHNASIVTMDDSNPTATAVAIKDGQFLAVGDDAEIMKYVGSSTQVVNANQRMLIPGLNDSHIHLIRGGLNYNLELRWDGVPSVADALRMLKKQVDRTPAPHWVRVVGGWTEFQFIERRMPTLDEINRIAPDTPVFILNLYRQAFLNKAALRVIGYTKDSPNPPGGEIQRDSKGNPTGMLIARPNATILYSTLAKGPTLSYEDQMNSTRLFMRELNRFGVTSVIDAGGGFQNYPDDYQVFAELDKREEITVRTAYNLFTQHPKNELSDFKTWTASSQPYTGSTYYRHNGAGEMLVYSAADFEDFVEPRPELPAVLEDELFDVSRHLVEQRWPFRLHATYGESITRFLDVFERVNKEVPFKDLRWILDHAETIQEKDLERVVALGGSIAVQSRMAFQGEYFVERYGAKAAENAPPITKMIKSGLRVGVGTDATRVASYNPWVALYWLVTGKTLGGLSLYPDSNRVERHEALRMYTSGNAWFSKEEDVKGQIKEGQYADFSILSDNFFHVSEEAIKKIESVFTVVGGKIVYGTNEFESLSPPAPKASPDWSPHNFFGGYYKGLEYGGGGSSAHIPKQAHLHHKCNHHHGSGFCDLDCFVF, encoded by the coding sequence ATGAAAATGATAGATTTTGAGGCCAGTTTGGTCATTCACAATGCCAGTATTGTAACGATGGACGATTCAAATCCTACAGCAACGGCAGTTGCAATTAAGGACGGCCAATTTCTGGCTGTGGGAGATGATGCCGAAATCATGAAATATGTTGGATCATCCACTCAGGTTGTGAACGCGAACCAACGAATGTTAATACCGGGATTGAACGATTCCCATATTCATCTCATTCGAGGCGGTCTCAACTATAACCTTGAACTTCGTTGGGATGGGGTGCCATCCGTAGCGGATGCATTGCGCATGTTGAAAAAGCAGGTCGACCGTACGCCAGCTCCTCATTGGGTCCGTGTTGTAGGCGGCTGGACAGAGTTCCAATTCATTGAACGCCGGATGCCAACGCTAGATGAGATCAATCGCATTGCTCCAGACACCCCCGTTTTTATTCTCAATCTTTACCGTCAAGCTTTTCTGAACAAAGCTGCCTTGCGAGTCATTGGGTATACAAAAGATTCACCAAATCCACCGGGTGGAGAAATCCAAAGGGATAGTAAAGGCAATCCTACAGGAATGCTCATCGCTAGACCAAATGCAACGATTTTGTATTCTACCTTAGCAAAAGGGCCAACGCTTTCTTATGAGGACCAAATGAATTCAACCCGACTTTTTATGAGGGAATTGAATCGTTTTGGAGTTACAAGCGTTATTGACGCTGGTGGGGGCTTTCAGAACTATCCCGATGACTATCAAGTGTTTGCAGAACTTGATAAACGTGAAGAAATTACGGTTCGCACTGCGTATAATTTATTCACGCAGCATCCCAAGAATGAATTGAGTGATTTTAAAACATGGACCGCTTCATCGCAGCCGTACACGGGCAGTACTTACTATCGTCATAACGGTGCCGGTGAAATGCTTGTTTATAGCGCGGCAGACTTTGAAGATTTTGTAGAGCCTCGTCCCGAACTCCCTGCTGTACTTGAAGATGAACTGTTTGATGTTTCTCGGCACCTCGTTGAACAACGCTGGCCATTTCGTCTTCATGCAACCTATGGAGAGTCTATTACACGCTTCCTTGATGTATTTGAGCGTGTGAATAAAGAGGTGCCATTCAAAGACTTGCGCTGGATTCTGGATCATGCCGAAACAATCCAGGAGAAGGATTTGGAGCGAGTTGTGGCATTAGGCGGTTCGATCGCCGTTCAGAGCCGAATGGCTTTTCAAGGTGAGTATTTCGTCGAAAGATATGGGGCCAAAGCAGCGGAAAATGCTCCTCCGATAACCAAGATGATTAAGTCTGGATTACGTGTCGGCGTAGGGACAGATGCGACAAGAGTAGCCAGTTATAATCCGTGGGTTGCCTTATACTGGTTAGTGACGGGCAAGACATTAGGTGGGTTAAGCCTGTACCCTGATTCTAATCGTGTAGAGAGGCATGAAGCGCTTCGCATGTATACGTCGGGGAATGCATGGTTTTCCAAAGAAGAAGATGTAAAAGGGCAAATCAAAGAGGGGCAATATGCTGATTTTTCAATTCTTTCCGATAATTTCTTTCATGTCTCCGAAGAAGCAATTAAAAAAATTGAATCTGTCTTCACTGTTGTAGGGGGCAAGATTGTCTACGGTACTAACGAATTTGAGTCTTTGTCGCCTCCAGCTCCAAAAGCTAGTCCAGACTGGTCTCCACATAATTTCTTTGGAGGCTATTACAAGGGGCTGGAATATGGGGGTGGTGGATCAAGTGCCCATATACCTAAACAGGCCCATCTTCATCATAAGTGTAACCATCATCATGGCAGCGGTTTCTGTGACTTGGATTGCTTTGTCTTCTAA